The proteins below come from a single Solea solea chromosome 6, fSolSol10.1, whole genome shotgun sequence genomic window:
- the kif5ab gene encoding kinesin heavy chain isoform X2, with translation MADANAECNIKVLCRFRPLNRSEIIRGDKFIPIFQGEDTVIFGGKSYVFDQVFPTNTTQEQVYNTCAKQIVRDVLGGYNGTIFAYGQTSSGKTHTMEGNLHDPQGMGIIPRIAEDIFEHIFAMDENLEFHIKVSYFEIYMDKIRDLLDVTKTNLSVHEDKYRVPYVKGCTERFVTSPEEVMDVIDEGKASRHVAVTNMNEHSSRSHCIFLINIKQENVETEQKLSGKLYLVDLAGSEKVSKTGAEGAVLDEAKNINKSLSALGNVISALAEGTKSHVPYRDSKMTRILQDSLGGNCRTTMFICCSPSSYNDVETKSTLMFGQRAKTIRNTVSVNLELTAEQWKKKYEKEKERNRSMKETVQRLEAELNCWRNGENAVVLEQLSEGSEDAPLVPETEEPVLDICSPCTPCTPCTPCSIASSIVVHISEEERQKYEEEIRKLYKQLDDKDGEINYQSQMVEKLKEQMLNQEELLASSRGDSEKVQSELGRLQTENESAKAEVKEVLQALEELAVNYDQKSLEVEEKSIQNKLLAEELAKKMSHLMALEAELSRIQEVSSHQRKRITEILNGLMRDLSDFSTIVGNKDIKLPMEITGTIEEEFTVARLYISKIKSEVKSMVKRCRHLENLQMECHRKMEETGRELSSCHLLISQHRARIRSLTEYMQNVEMKKRQLEDSYDSLSEELAKVQAQESVSRMTRGESEKSVQDYCDIKRVLEQQMESHREMHCKQLGHLRDEIIEKQKIIDELNDCNQQQQLELEQLHVDFECLRSQEHHKSRQLEELTFLNERHEQSKQDLKGLEETVARELHTLHNLRKLFVQDLTSRVRKSAGMEHDHTGGYITQKQKISFLENNLDQLTKVHKQLVRDNADLRCELPKLEKRLRSTAERVKALEGALKEAKEGAMKDRCHYQQEVERIKNVMRTYNPFRRPHAAQIAKPVRPGHYPSCSPNNPFFIRGYNDHPVAFSAAVSHNSNNQQAAAPVSPPAPKSESRLPEANSNQNIPVKQLVSQNDELRDSNAQNNTLPAEPASQADNSTAEKLDSENGNTTDINDNRTDVCDNQDPAKLYSLQLDASAS, from the exons GGGAAGTCGTATGTGTTTGACCAGGTTTTCCCAACGAACACCACCCAGGAACAGGTCTACAACACCTGTGCCAAACAGATTGTGAGAG ATGTACTGGGTGGATACAATGGGACGATCTTTGCCTATGGGCAGACTTCCTCCGGAAAGACACACACCATGGAG GGGAACCTTCACGACCCACAGGGAATGGGAATCATTCCTCGGATCGCTGAGGATATTTTTGAACATATATTTGCGATGGACGAGAACCTGGAATTCCATATCAAG GTATCCTACTTTGAGATCTACATGGATAAAATCCGGGACCTGCTGGATG TGACAAAAACCAACCTTTCAGTGCATGAAGACAAATACAGGGTTCCTTACGTGAAG GGCTGCACCGAGCGCTTTGTCACAAGTCCTGAGGAAGTGATGGATGTGATAGATGAAGGAAAGGCCAGCCGTCACGTTGCTGTCACGA ACATGAATGAGCACAGTTCCCGCAGCCACTGCATCTTCCTAATAAACATCAAACAGGAAAATGTGGAGACGGAACAGAAGCTGAGTGGGAAGCTGTACCTGGTTGACCTTGCAGGTAGTGAGAAG GTCAGTAAGACAGGGGCAGAGGGAGCGGTGCTGGACGAGGCTAAGAACATCAACAAGTCTTTGTCGGCTCTGGGGAACGTCATCTCAGCCTTGGCTGAGGGAACG AAATCCCACGTGCCATACCGTGACAGCAAAATGACTCGCATTCTGCAGGACTCGCTGGGGGGAAACTGTCGCACCACCATGTTCATCTGTTGCTCTCCCTCTAGCTACAACGACGTGGAGACCAAATCCACTTTGATGTTTGGCCAAAG AGCCAAGACCATCCGGAATACTGTGTCAGTGAATCTGGAGCTCACAGCAGAGCAGTGGAAGAAGAAGTATgagaaggaaaaggagaggAACAGATCAATGAAGGAGACTGTTCAGAGGCTGGAGGCTGAGCTGAACTGCTGGAGGAACG GTGAGAATGCTGTCGTTTTGGAGCAGTTGAGTGAGGGATCAGAAGATGCTCCACTGGTGCCTGAGACTGAGGAGCCGGTTCTTGACATCTGCAGTCCATGCACCCCCTGCACCCCCTGCACTCCATGCTCCATCGCGTCCTCGATTGTGGTTCACATTTCTGAGGAGGAGCGGCAGAAGTACGAGGAGGAGATCCGGAAGCTTTACAAACAGCTGGATGATAAG GATGGTGAGATCAACTACCAGAGCCAGATGGTGGAGAAGCTGAAGGAGCAGATGCTCAACCAGGAGGAG CTTCTTGCATCATCCAGGGGTGACAGTGAGAAGGTGCAGTCAGAACTCGGCAGGCTGCAGACAGAAAATGAATCTGCAAAGGCGGAGGTGAAGGAGGTCCTGCAGGCCCTGGAGGAGTTGGCTGTCAACTATGACCAGAAGAGCCTGGAGGTTGAGGAGAAGAGCATCCAGAACAAGCTCCTGGCTGAGGAGCTTGCAAAGAAAATG AGTCACCTGATGGCATTGGAGGCAGAGCTGTCCCGTATCCAAGAAGTGAGCAGCCACCAGAGGAAACGCATCACTGAGATTCTCAACGGGCTCATGAGGGACTTGAGTGACTTCAGCACCATCGTTGGAAACAAGGATATCAAGCTG CCCATGGAGATTACCGGTACGATCGAGGAGGAGTTCACTGTGGCTCGCCTCTACATCAGTAAGATAAAGTCGGAGGTGAAGTCCATGGTGAAGCGCTGCCGCCACCTGGAGAACCTGCAGATGGAGTGTCACCGCAAGATGGAGGAGACGGGGAGAGAGCTGTCCTCATGTCACCTCCTCATTTCACag CACAGGGCCAGGATCCGCTCTCTGACTGAGTACATGCAGAACGTGGAGATGAAGAAGAGACAGCTGGAGGACAGCTACGACTCTCTGAGTGAGGAGTTGGCCAAAGTCCAAGCACAAG agagtGTGTCACGGATGACCAGGGGGGAGAGTGAAAAGTCGGTCCAGGATTACTGTGATATAAAG AGAGTTCTGGAGCAGCAGATGGAATCGCACCGTGAAATGCACTGCAAACAGCTCGGCCACCTGCGAGACGAGATCATTGAGAAGCAGAAGATCATTGACGAGTTAAACGA ctgtaacCAGCAGCAACAGCTCGAGCTGGAGCAACTGCACGTTGACTTTGAGTGTCTCAGGAGCCAAGAACATCACAAGAGCCGCCAGCTGGAGGAACTGAC ATTTCTTAATGAGCGGCATGAACAGTCGAAGCAGGACCTCAAAGGGCTGGAGGAGACGGTT GCTCGAGAGCTCCACACCCTGCACAACCTCCGCAAGCTTTTTGTGCAAGACCTCACGTCTCGAGTTAGAAAA AGTGCAGGGATGGAGCACGATCATACTGGAGGATACATCACCCAGAAACAGAAAATTTCCTTCCTTGAAAACAACCTGGACCAGCTTACAAAGGTCCACAAACAG ctggTACGTGACAATGCAGACCTTCGCTGTGAGCTTCCAAAACTGGAGAAACGTCTTCGGTCTACAGCTGAGCGAGTTAAGGCCCTGGAGGGTGCACTGAAGGAGGCAAAAGAGGGAGCCATGAAGGACCGCTGCCACTACCAGCAGGAGGTGGAGCGAATCAAAAATGTGATGAGGACCTACAATCCCTTCCGCCGGCCCCATGCTGCACAGATTG CCAAGCCAGTGCGTCCTGGTCACTACCCATCCTGCTCCCCCAACAATCCATTCTTCATCCGGGGCTACAACGATCACCCCGTTGCCTTCTCCGCCGCTGTTtcccacaacagcaacaaccaaCAAGCAGCTGCTCCTGTTAGTCCTCCAGCGCCAAAGAGTGAGAGCCGCTTACCTGAGGCCAACTCCAACCAGAACATCCCCGTCAAACAGCTCGTCTCGCAAAACGACGAGCTGCGTGACAGCAATGCTCAGAACAACAC ACTTCCAGCTGAACCAGCGAGCCAAGCAGACAACAGCACTGCAGAGAAGCTTGATTCAGAAAATG
- the kif5ab gene encoding kinesin heavy chain isoform X1: protein MADANAECNIKVLCRFRPLNRSEIIRGDKFIPIFQGEDTVIFGGKSYVFDQVFPTNTTQEQVYNTCAKQIVRDVLGGYNGTIFAYGQTSSGKTHTMEGNLHDPQGMGIIPRIAEDIFEHIFAMDENLEFHIKVSYFEIYMDKIRDLLDVTKTNLSVHEDKYRVPYVKGCTERFVTSPEEVMDVIDEGKASRHVAVTNMNEHSSRSHCIFLINIKQENVETEQKLSGKLYLVDLAGSEKVSKTGAEGAVLDEAKNINKSLSALGNVISALAEGTKSHVPYRDSKMTRILQDSLGGNCRTTMFICCSPSSYNDVETKSTLMFGQRAKTIRNTVSVNLELTAEQWKKKYEKEKERNRSMKETVQRLEAELNCWRNGENAVVLEQLSEGSEDAPLVPETEEPVLDICSPCTPCTPCTPCSIASSIVVHISEEERQKYEEEIRKLYKQLDDKDGEINYQSQMVEKLKEQMLNQEELLASSRGDSEKVQSELGRLQTENESAKAEVKEVLQALEELAVNYDQKSLEVEEKSIQNKLLAEELAKKMSHLMALEAELSRIQEVSSHQRKRITEILNGLMRDLSDFSTIVGNKDIKLPMEITGTIEEEFTVARLYISKIKSEVKSMVKRCRHLENLQMECHRKMEETGRELSSCHLLISQHRARIRSLTEYMQNVEMKKRQLEDSYDSLSEELAKVQAQESVSRMTRGESEKSVQDYCDIKRVLEQQMESHREMHCKQLGHLRDEIIEKQKIIDELNDCNQQQQLELEQLHVDFECLRSQEHHKSRQLEELTFLNERHEQSKQDLKGLEETVARELHTLHNLRKLFVQDLTSRVRKSAGMEHDHTGGYITQKQKISFLENNLDQLTKVHKQLVRDNADLRCELPKLEKRLRSTAERVKALEGALKEAKEGAMKDRCHYQQEVERIKNVMRTYNPFRRPHAAQIAKPVRPGHYPSCSPNNPFFIRGYNDHPVAFSAAVSHNSNNQQAAAPVSPPAPKSESRLPEANSNQNIPVKQLVSQNDELRDSNAQNNTLPAEPASQADNSTAEKLDSENGNTTDINDNSMSLNVNSVPRTDVCDNQDPAKLYSLQLDASAS from the exons GGGAAGTCGTATGTGTTTGACCAGGTTTTCCCAACGAACACCACCCAGGAACAGGTCTACAACACCTGTGCCAAACAGATTGTGAGAG ATGTACTGGGTGGATACAATGGGACGATCTTTGCCTATGGGCAGACTTCCTCCGGAAAGACACACACCATGGAG GGGAACCTTCACGACCCACAGGGAATGGGAATCATTCCTCGGATCGCTGAGGATATTTTTGAACATATATTTGCGATGGACGAGAACCTGGAATTCCATATCAAG GTATCCTACTTTGAGATCTACATGGATAAAATCCGGGACCTGCTGGATG TGACAAAAACCAACCTTTCAGTGCATGAAGACAAATACAGGGTTCCTTACGTGAAG GGCTGCACCGAGCGCTTTGTCACAAGTCCTGAGGAAGTGATGGATGTGATAGATGAAGGAAAGGCCAGCCGTCACGTTGCTGTCACGA ACATGAATGAGCACAGTTCCCGCAGCCACTGCATCTTCCTAATAAACATCAAACAGGAAAATGTGGAGACGGAACAGAAGCTGAGTGGGAAGCTGTACCTGGTTGACCTTGCAGGTAGTGAGAAG GTCAGTAAGACAGGGGCAGAGGGAGCGGTGCTGGACGAGGCTAAGAACATCAACAAGTCTTTGTCGGCTCTGGGGAACGTCATCTCAGCCTTGGCTGAGGGAACG AAATCCCACGTGCCATACCGTGACAGCAAAATGACTCGCATTCTGCAGGACTCGCTGGGGGGAAACTGTCGCACCACCATGTTCATCTGTTGCTCTCCCTCTAGCTACAACGACGTGGAGACCAAATCCACTTTGATGTTTGGCCAAAG AGCCAAGACCATCCGGAATACTGTGTCAGTGAATCTGGAGCTCACAGCAGAGCAGTGGAAGAAGAAGTATgagaaggaaaaggagaggAACAGATCAATGAAGGAGACTGTTCAGAGGCTGGAGGCTGAGCTGAACTGCTGGAGGAACG GTGAGAATGCTGTCGTTTTGGAGCAGTTGAGTGAGGGATCAGAAGATGCTCCACTGGTGCCTGAGACTGAGGAGCCGGTTCTTGACATCTGCAGTCCATGCACCCCCTGCACCCCCTGCACTCCATGCTCCATCGCGTCCTCGATTGTGGTTCACATTTCTGAGGAGGAGCGGCAGAAGTACGAGGAGGAGATCCGGAAGCTTTACAAACAGCTGGATGATAAG GATGGTGAGATCAACTACCAGAGCCAGATGGTGGAGAAGCTGAAGGAGCAGATGCTCAACCAGGAGGAG CTTCTTGCATCATCCAGGGGTGACAGTGAGAAGGTGCAGTCAGAACTCGGCAGGCTGCAGACAGAAAATGAATCTGCAAAGGCGGAGGTGAAGGAGGTCCTGCAGGCCCTGGAGGAGTTGGCTGTCAACTATGACCAGAAGAGCCTGGAGGTTGAGGAGAAGAGCATCCAGAACAAGCTCCTGGCTGAGGAGCTTGCAAAGAAAATG AGTCACCTGATGGCATTGGAGGCAGAGCTGTCCCGTATCCAAGAAGTGAGCAGCCACCAGAGGAAACGCATCACTGAGATTCTCAACGGGCTCATGAGGGACTTGAGTGACTTCAGCACCATCGTTGGAAACAAGGATATCAAGCTG CCCATGGAGATTACCGGTACGATCGAGGAGGAGTTCACTGTGGCTCGCCTCTACATCAGTAAGATAAAGTCGGAGGTGAAGTCCATGGTGAAGCGCTGCCGCCACCTGGAGAACCTGCAGATGGAGTGTCACCGCAAGATGGAGGAGACGGGGAGAGAGCTGTCCTCATGTCACCTCCTCATTTCACag CACAGGGCCAGGATCCGCTCTCTGACTGAGTACATGCAGAACGTGGAGATGAAGAAGAGACAGCTGGAGGACAGCTACGACTCTCTGAGTGAGGAGTTGGCCAAAGTCCAAGCACAAG agagtGTGTCACGGATGACCAGGGGGGAGAGTGAAAAGTCGGTCCAGGATTACTGTGATATAAAG AGAGTTCTGGAGCAGCAGATGGAATCGCACCGTGAAATGCACTGCAAACAGCTCGGCCACCTGCGAGACGAGATCATTGAGAAGCAGAAGATCATTGACGAGTTAAACGA ctgtaacCAGCAGCAACAGCTCGAGCTGGAGCAACTGCACGTTGACTTTGAGTGTCTCAGGAGCCAAGAACATCACAAGAGCCGCCAGCTGGAGGAACTGAC ATTTCTTAATGAGCGGCATGAACAGTCGAAGCAGGACCTCAAAGGGCTGGAGGAGACGGTT GCTCGAGAGCTCCACACCCTGCACAACCTCCGCAAGCTTTTTGTGCAAGACCTCACGTCTCGAGTTAGAAAA AGTGCAGGGATGGAGCACGATCATACTGGAGGATACATCACCCAGAAACAGAAAATTTCCTTCCTTGAAAACAACCTGGACCAGCTTACAAAGGTCCACAAACAG ctggTACGTGACAATGCAGACCTTCGCTGTGAGCTTCCAAAACTGGAGAAACGTCTTCGGTCTACAGCTGAGCGAGTTAAGGCCCTGGAGGGTGCACTGAAGGAGGCAAAAGAGGGAGCCATGAAGGACCGCTGCCACTACCAGCAGGAGGTGGAGCGAATCAAAAATGTGATGAGGACCTACAATCCCTTCCGCCGGCCCCATGCTGCACAGATTG CCAAGCCAGTGCGTCCTGGTCACTACCCATCCTGCTCCCCCAACAATCCATTCTTCATCCGGGGCTACAACGATCACCCCGTTGCCTTCTCCGCCGCTGTTtcccacaacagcaacaaccaaCAAGCAGCTGCTCCTGTTAGTCCTCCAGCGCCAAAGAGTGAGAGCCGCTTACCTGAGGCCAACTCCAACCAGAACATCCCCGTCAAACAGCTCGTCTCGCAAAACGACGAGCTGCGTGACAGCAATGCTCAGAACAACAC ACTTCCAGCTGAACCAGCGAGCCAAGCAGACAACAGCACTGCAGAGAAGCTTGATTCAGAAAATG